A window of the Diabrotica undecimpunctata isolate CICGRU chromosome 1, icDiaUnde3, whole genome shotgun sequence genome harbors these coding sequences:
- the Pop2 gene encoding CCR4-NOT transcription complex subunit 7, translating into MPAATLGSIPHPNNEDCGIRDVWAHNLEDEFRTIRQIVQKYQYVAMDTEFPGVVARPIGEFRSSADYQYQMLRCNVDLLRIIQLGLTFLDDNGKTPGGAYTTWQFNFKFNLQEDMYAQDSIDLLQNSGIQFKKHEDEGIEPLEFAELLMSSGIVLVENIKWLSFHSGYDFGYLIKLLTDNNLPQDETEFFDLLKLYFPTIYDVKYLMKSCKNLKGGLQEVAEQLELERIGPQHQAGSDSLLTGMAFFKMKEMFFEDTIDDSKFSGHLYGLGTSFAVNGTANNYSNDNGDTTNSS; encoded by the exons ATGCCAGCAGCTACTCTAGGTAGCATACCACATCCTAATAATGAAGACTGTGGCATTAGAGATGTTTGGGCCCATAACCTGGAGGATGAATTCAGAACCATCAGACAAATAG TACAAAAATATCAGTATGTTGCTATGGACACAGAATTTCCTGGTGTAGTTGCAAGGCCTATTGGAGAATTTAGAAGTTCTGCAGATTACCAATACCAAATGCTGAGGTGCAATGTAGATTTATTGAGGATAATACAGCTTGGACTGACGTTTCTTGATGATAACGGAAAAACTCCAGGTGGTGCCTATACTACATGGCAGTTCAACTTCAAATTTAACCTTCA AGAAGACATGTATGCACAGGATAGTATAGACCTCCTGCAAAATTCTGGAATTCAGTTTAAGAAACATGAGGATGAAGGTATTGAACCTCTCGAATTTGCGGAATTGCTTATGTCATCTGGTATTGTCCTGGTGGAAAATATAAAATGGCTATCCTTCCATTCTGGTTACGATTTTGGCTACCTGATAAAACTGTTAACGGACAACAACTTACCTCAAGACGAAACAGAATTCTTCGAtttgttaaaattatattttcCTACCATATATGATGTAAAG TACCTTATGAAATCGTGCAAAAATCTTAAAGGAGGATTACAAGAAGTGGCAGAACAGCTAGAACTTGAAAGGATTGGACCACAACATCAAGCAGGTTCGGATTCTCTTCTGACAGGAATGGCATTTTTCAAGATGAAAGAG ATGTTCTTCGAAGACACCATAGACGACTCCAAATTCTCGGGCCATCTCTACGGTCTCGGCACCTCTTTCGCAGTAAACGGAACTGCCAACAACTACTCGAACGACAACGGAGATACCACAAACTCTTCATGA